In Leishmania donovani BPK282A1 complete genome, chromosome 28, one DNA window encodes the following:
- a CDS encoding zinc transporter, putative, translated as MAQPTLAMLRQLVGDLVRAAVAVKAREPLEFQSAFASATKTMAYSPGCADIHSDTNGDGTRHRLSYAESGHDHGHSHGSGSDGGHGHSHGSGSDGGHGHGHSHGCASVEGDYMLGLHIAAIFIILAASVVGTLIPIVGKRVPALRLHAYVYAVGKAAATGVVLAVAMIHMINHASVVFGADCVPESFREMYEGWAFLFAMIAAIVMHAIDGTVGWIAERWTARAAGKVPPTDPCHGLLRNECFAVRKDGLAERPDEDVLKDMYGGAEDGQGGVSVPQMDAAKCVGHQHGVAVPEDMPPLQRVVAALCMELGVTLHSVFVGLALAVSNGADLRALIIALVFHQLFEGLAMGARLADASFKISLELALMLVFSLSAPIGIAAGTGTVMASRDALSGTTYALVSAILDSICGGIMLYIAFNLLFVDFSHDLHVHCGAKSKCGVAKRIGMYAGLWIGAAVMAIIGKWL; from the coding sequence ATGGCGCAACCCACCCTCGCGATGCTCCGCCAGCTGGTCGGCGATcttgtgcgcgctgccgttgcggtGAAGGCGCGCGAACCCCTCGAATTCCAGTCGGCCTTTGCTTCCGCAACGAAGACGATGGCCTACTCGCCGGGCTGTGCGGACATTCACTCCGACACGAACGGTGACGGTACGAGACACCGCCTCTCGTACGCTGAGTCTGGACATGACCACGGCCacagccacggcagcggctccgaCGGCGGTCACGGCCacagccacggcagcggctccgacggcggccacggcCACGGCCACAGCCACGGCTGCGCCTCTGTGGAAGGCGACTACATGCTGGGATTGCACATTGCTGCGATCTTCATCATTCTCGCTGCATCGGTTGTGGGCACGCTGATCCCGATCGTGGGCAagcgtgtgcctgcgctgCGTCTCCACGCGTATGTGTACGCTGTGGGCAAGGCCGCTGCGACGGGTGTGGTGCTTGCTGTTGCGATGATTCACATGATTAACCACGCTTCTGTTGTGTTTGGGGCTGACTGCGTCCCTGAGAGCTTCCGCGAGATGTACGAGGGCTGGGCGTTTCTGTTTGCGATGATTGCCGCTATCGTGATGCACGCAATTGACGGGACGGTCGGGTGGATTGCGGAGCGGTGgaccgcgcgcgccgctggtAAGGTGCCGCCCACGGATCCGTGCCACGGCTTGCTGCGCAACGAGTGCTTTGCGGTGCGCAAGGACGGGCTTGCGGAGAGGCCCGACGAGGATGTGCTGAAGGACATGTACGGCGGTGCGGAGGATGGACAGGGCGGTGTCTCTGTGCCTCAGATGGACGCCGCGAAGTGTGTGGGACACCAGCACGGCGTAGCTGTGCCGGAGGacatgccgccgctgcagcgcgtcgtggcagcgctgtgcATGGAGCTCGGCGTGACGCTGCACAGCGTGTTTGTGGGGCTTGCGCTTGCCGTGTCCAACGGCGCGGACCTGCGCGCGCTGATCATTGCGCTTGTGTTCCACCAGCTGTTTGAGGGCCTTGCGATGGGCGCGCGTCTTGCGGACGCGTCGTTCAAGATATCACTGGAGCTTGCGCTGATGCTTGtgttctcgctctctgcgccgATCGGGATTGCGGCAGGCACCGGCACTGTGATGGCGTCGCGCGACGCGCTGTCGGGGACGACTTACGCGTTGGTGAGTGCGATCCTGGACTCGATCTGCGGCGGGATCATGCTGTACATTGCCTTCAATCTGCTGTTCGTGGACTTCTCGCACGACCTGCACGTGCACTGCGGCGCGAAGAGCAAGTGCGGCGTGGCCAAGCGGATTGGGATGTACGCCGGGCTGTGGATCGGTGCGGCCGTGATGGCGATCATCGGGAAGTGGCTGTAG
- a CDS encoding zinc transporter, putative has product MSVSKQRNGGASVMEVEMTQRGAATQASRCSPLPRGGNSATSAAFLNVTSAMPAVENTGESHIHVCYLDEDVTQAAWHLVPNAVTLRQMLREQDQYAVLSPSSTSVADHLAKLPLLPPARMPAATSAPHTLPSEPTAEKTHGAFALPAIRLSPASSINGDARPAWVSIKAASEEELVEVLESLPVHVLTRRRIISALCTNTGAGELREPGSGDSSSDTEDTEPSSDRGHEKGDSARRHKTVRDNFLEYFPAHGYVVLCLQAVGLQSKETTEHGAIQSDGMSTHGTQLPCTPVVALAFESTLFTFSAGRFGGEGDVQLIMANHAWPTGSSTSTGGAGVLALRSAASFAASHASSISTHKGAELVGTATHDSSLAVRERQRDVNLSLDDAGSVAKEGVNGATPRAPHDTCTGRRVVPEPLAYPAAAAAGDPVSSLSTERARGAQQPMVLFGTPSKPASPNYCADTAISVVCSSLVSAIIAYFQKSTRALLIEADQLDELVLQILPSRVDQDDMLLRTKNLRHLIAFFHIDALQKERVLKELLLPAMRLTPFSRSSQGVESYQRSLSSVRSTVLSLCKGRDIVNRANITLVSGVSARLLSHCNFMDYLSHVHTQITVMLMPITIIPNLFAMNVRVPFTDAETTTPFFCIVGFTLGILVLSIAPIVYKFLMYKAPGALATLE; this is encoded by the coding sequence ATGTCCGTGTCGAAGCagcgcaacggcggcgcctcgGTGATGGAGGTTGAAATGACGCAGAGGGGCGCCGCAACGCAGGCGAGCAGGTGCTCTCCGCTGCCCCGCGGTGGGAACTCGGCCACTTCAGCGGCGTTTCTGAACGTCACTTCCGCGATGCCCGCCGTGGAGAACACCGGTGAGAGTCACATCCACGTGTGCTACCTCGACGAAGACGTGACCCAAGCGGCCTGGCACCTCGTGCCGAATGCTGTGACGCTGAGGCAGATGCTACGCGAACAGGACCAGTACGCGGTCTTGTCACCCTCGTCAACGAGCGTCGCTGACCATTTGGCGAAGCTCCCATTGCTGCCCCCCGCGCGCATGCCAGCAGCTACGAGCGCCCCACACACGCTTCCCTCGGAGCCCACCGCTGAGAAGACGCACGGCGCATTCGCCCTTCCGGCGATCCGGTTGTCTCCTGCCTCTTCTATCAACGGTGACGCTCGCCCTGCGTGGGTCAGCATAAAGGCAGCCAGTGAGGAAGAGCTGGTGGAGGTTCTGGAGAGCCTGCCAGTGCATGTGCTCACACGACGCCGCATCATCTCCGCACTCTGCACCAACACGGGCGCTGGGGAGCTCAGAGAACCTGGGAGCGGCGACTCCAGCAGTGATACCGAGGATACGGAGCCCTCATCCGACAGGGGGCATGAAAAGGGTGACTCTGCCAGACGCCACAAGACGGTGCGTGACAACTTCCTCGAGTACTTCCCAGCACACGGCTACGTTGTGCTGTGCCTGCAGGCAGTGGGACTGCAGAGTAAGGAGACAACGGAGCACGGCGCCATCCAGAGTGACGGGATGAGCACACATggcacgcagctgccgtgtACACCGGTGGTGGCGTTGGCCTTCGAGTCGACGCTCTTCACCTTCAGCGCGGGTCGCTTTGGCGGCGAGGGAGACGTGCAGCTCATCATGGCCAACCACGCATGGCCTACTGGATCTTCAACAAGCACTGGTGGAGCTGGCGTGCTGGCGCTTCGCTCCGCAGCGAGCTTCGCAGCGTCGCACGCGTCATCGATCAGTACCCACAAGGGAGCAGAGTTGGTCGGCACGGCAACACACGACTCCTCTTTGGCCGTTCGGGAGCGCCAACGCGACGTGAACCTTTCCCTTGACGATGCGGGCAGCGTGGCTAAGGAGGGAGTCAACGGAGCAACGCCCAGAGCACCTCATGACACATGCACTGGCCGACGGGTGGTGCCAGAGCCACTCGCAtaccccgccgctgctgccgcaggtgaTCCGGTATCCTCGTTGTCGACGGAGCGGGCGAGAGGGGCCCAGCAACCAATGGTGCTGTTCGGCACCCCTAGCAAACCAGCATCGCCGAACTACTGCGCCGACACAGCCATTTCCGTCGTGTGCAGCTCGCTTGTGTCCGCCATTATTGCCTACTTCCAGAAGTCTACCCGTGCGCTGCTCATCGAGGCAGACCAGCTCGACGAGCTTGTGCTTCAAATTCTACCTTCGCGAGTTGACCAGGACGacatgctgctgcgcaccaaGAACCTGCGCCACCTCATAGCCTTCTTCCACATAGACGCGTTGCAGAAGGAGCGAGTGCTAAAGgagctgctgttgccggcAATGCGCCTGACACCGTTCTCGCGATCCTCACAGGGAGTGGAGAGCTACCAGCGCTCGCTTTCGTCCGTCCGAAGCACGGTCCTCAGCCTATGCAAGGGCCGCGACATCGTCAACAGGGCGAACATCACCCTCGTCAGTGGCGTGTCTGCACGCCTCCTGTCGCACTGCAACTTTATGGACTACCTGAgtcacgtgcacacgcaaaTTACCGTAATGCTGATGCCGATCACCATCATACCGAATCTGTTTGCCATGAACGTACGAGTGCCCTTCACGGACGCAGAGACGACGACTCCGTTCTTCTGCATCGTGGGCTTTACGCTGGGGATCTTGGTGCTCAGCATTGCGCCCATCGTGTACAAGTTCCTCATGTACAAGGCACCTGGTGCACTGGCGACACTCGAGTAG